The segment TTATTGAGTTTAGATTAAGCcatgtctcttttcttttctcattatgGATCTTAATATCTTTAAACTTGTTTAATGTCACAGAGCCATTCAGGTCCGAGTCGTCCCATGTAGCCACAGCTGGGATGCCCCAAGCTGCTGCCATGCTGTGCTCCATTTGTGCAGATAAAGCCACCGGGAAACACTATGGGGCATCCAGCTGCGATGGCTGCAAAGGCTTCTTTAGGCGGAGTGTGCGCAAGAACCACGCTTATACATGCAGGTGAGAGCAAGAGCACCatacaataaaacagtaaaacatcTTTGCTCTGTACACAAGAATCCAGAAACAAATAGTATCATGCAgctataagaaaataatcaataactGCAAGTCCTAAAGAGTGGATAAGCTATTTccttatatacagtactgtacaacaGCAACTTGCAAAAAAACTTAGCTTTTTGCAGAACCAAGAAACCAAAAAGCCTAAACTCTGGAAAACTTAGTTACATCTTTACCTCTGATTGTGACACAGCAATGATACTAGAGACTCTTTCCAGACTCATGACTATACACTTGAGATTTGAAGCTGtgctactgtcagagctgctggagTGGAAAATGAACAActtctgactaatcagaatGGACAATTTATAGAGCATTTTAGCCGTAGTCTCTAGAAATTCTTGTAGTGGTGGAATGGTaagattttagacttttttttatttagttaagagcgtgtgtgtgtgtgtgtgtgtgtgtgtgtgtgtgtgtgtgtaggtttagCAGGCAGTGTGTTGTGGACAAGGACAAGAGGAATCAATGTCGATACTGCAGACTACGGAAATGCTTCAGAGCAGGCATGAGGAAAGAAGGTAAGATGCCAATTATATGATTTTTtgcaaaagtttgtgtttgACAAAGAAGGCAAGGAAATAAGTCTTAATTATAGCATTAGTTTTGAGTTTTACAAATGTCTCTTAATTATTACAAGTtacaaaaaagattaaaaagtgttttaagtatatatgtataaacagtgaatttattaattcattattatttttgttttaattttcaaAAGACGAAATGATTAGATTGTGTATCATTGTGTGAATTATGTAGATTTGTTTTAAAAGCGCTTCCAAATAAAGATTTGACAATATACAGttcaatttttataattttgatttttgatttttgatttttatCTTCATTGTTCTATTTAAAACATGTAATGATTTTAGTGCAGTACCTGACAGATTTCAAATaatatggcatttggcaaaatGTTGCAAATGAATAAtagtactgtaaatatttttaagtttatAATAAATCCATGAGCAATATACTCCACTATACACTAGACTGTGTACTTAATGAATAATTCATGAATAATgattaatataacatttaattacaaTCATAAACATGTAACAGGTAACATCAAATTAATATCTATTGGTTTATTTCTACTTTAAAATATCAACACCTTTTTGATAAAGGCTTACTTATTTGATGATACttcaatttataatttattaattgatgACTTCTTGGACTGGAAGTTTCATGATAAATGACTGAAGAAGAGGACGGCCTCTTTGTGTGAATGTAATTGTAGATGTAcgttataatatattattttaattaaatgtacaaaaggcACATGAATGACTTTTTTCCAACATGGCTGTGATCTAAGGTAGGAGAATCTAAACCAAGTCTTATCTCCTTTTGTAGTTACTGATAAATGAGAGGGATAAACTAATCATGGCAAGAAGGAGTGCCATGAATGGCTTTTCCTTAATGTCAATAATTAACACACCGGTGTATAGTCAAATATTTGCTAGGAATTATCTGAAAAAAAACCAGACATGGCTTGGTACATGAAAAAGATATTTggtatttatttactataactATGATCCACAGCATTATGATTGATTATGATTaatttatcttttctttttttttcattcagacaGAATGTACATTTGATCATAAGCCAAACTTTACAAGCATGTAAAGTGGGTCATAAACCAAACTAGTGTgttgtataataatgaataatccATGAGAGGCGATGCACTACaatgatttcattacaaatgagATGCTGATTAAAGCCCATCAGCAGCTAGTGAACATAGATTTTAGTttagattacaaaaaaaaagaaaaaagacaccTTGCTCTATATAGGCTACTAGCTAGTGAGGTTTTTAGAATAACTTCATAATATGCAGTTGAGACACAGTAAAGTCTAACATTTAAAGTAACTTCAACTGTGTTTTGAggataatattattataattatcaaaACAGCTAGCCAGACTGTGTCTCAAAAACTGCACAAAACTAGAAACATCTAAGTATCAGAAAATTTagatgtttgttatttttttggctGAGATGTTTCAGACGTATGGACTTAACCAACTCTTTGATCCACTTTAAGCTTTTACCAATTGCAACAGAAACTTCTGTAAATCAAAGCAATATCTAAATTTATACTTTACCATTTTAAATGTCTGGTCCACTCCTCCTCcagttaaaatgtttatataggACGTGTGGGGCAAAAAAAGTTACcatgaaaaaaaattccaaaaaattATACTTTACTATGAAGCAGGGATGCTGTGCTGCTGCAAATGAAAATAGGGTCTATAAAGTGGTAAGACTTTCTTTTATGGTATAATTGTGATTATTTTGGGGTTAAGTAAAGCAGTGTTTTGGTGTACCTGGGTAAacaagtgggaaaaaaaattgtaaacactgaataatatgttttgttttgtttttgccttaGCTGTACAGAATGAACGAGACAGGATCAGCTGCCGTCGAGAAGCTCAGGGAGTCGGGACTTTGACCATCAGCATCCTACTGAAGGCAGAAGAGAGCACACATCAGGTGGGCATCATAAGcacaaaaaatctaataattgaCAAGAATGTTAAAGTTATTTAGGCAAAAAATAAGGATATTCTGTAAAGGGTCAGAGCAAGGGCACCATTAAGGCAATCCTCAAAGTAAAGAAGATCAGTGATGCAGTTTTAGTCCCTTCAGTGATCAGCAGAACTGCCTGAGGACACTACTTGATCACAAGCTCAAAACCAGTGGGTTTATGTGTATAATAACAATCAGGCTTCCACGTGATGACACAAATGAGCTAATTGGATGATTGAATTATGAGGTGTGGGATATTTTTCCACCAAGGTCTTGCAATCTAAGATTGGAAGACCAATCCAGTGGTTCTTAATCTAAGAACCACTGGAATGAACTTATTTAACTTTATATGTGGAAATTAACCTTTTAATATTGTCTGTCTAAAGCACTGTACTGCTCTTCAGCTACGTTAAGCTTACTGTTTTGGTTCTTCATGCAGTTCTCTGTTCTGACTCCACCCATGAAGGAAGTAATTGCAAAGAAAATCGCTCGCCCAGCAGATGTTTGCGAATCCATTAAGCAGCAGCTCCTTCTCCTGGTGGAATGGGCAAAACGCATCCCAGAGTTCTGCGAGCTGCCGGTGGACGACAGGGTAGGGCATGTTTGTGTCATTTTTACCAGATGATTGATAAAACCTGTACATTTGTAAAGGCAACATATTAGCAAAATGTCTCTAATTAATGTGATGCATGTTTCATTACATTTGTAAACTTGCATTGATGGAGATTTGATGTGGTgtaggaggaataaaacactttgtaacctggtgttataggaaaataatacattttgaagtggTAACAGTATAGCCACTTCATAACACCATCCTGTcactaattatttttacattatttttcgTGTTTTGTctttaatatgtaaatgtaaataaaatacaccatctgtgttgtgtttatgtGCAGGTCAGCTTGTTGCGAGCTCACTCAGCTGAGCACCTCATCCTGGGTTTGGCTCGTCGTTCGCTTCCTTATAATGATGTCATCCTGCTAGGTAATGCACAGCTGTGGATTTTACCTTAAAGGTGTTTTCATGTGAGGACTGGCATCACTCATGATCTCTTCTATCAGGAAATGACTTCATCATCCCTGTGAATGGTCCAGAGCTGGAGATGTCCAAAGTGGCAGCACGTGTCTTGGAAGAGCTGGTCAGGCCTCTGAGAGACCTGGACATAACCGACACGGAGTTCGCCTGTCTCAGGGCCATCGTCTTTTTCGCCCCGGGTCAGTCTCACTAACATTCACACAGTATCTCACCTCACCACAATCCTTTTCCAAAACTGTCTCGCTCTGATTTTCACATTATGGTTTCATTGGAAAACTATTAATAACTTTGGAAACTTCTGGAATTTATTACCACCTGGATGGAGGGACTGATTATAATATCTGAGCCAAAATAACTGAGGACTGTCAGGTTCTGTCTGAGGGAAATGCATACCCAAAaacatttcactacatttcaatacACAAAAAATCCCATCATGGTCAGGTTTTCCAGGGTTTTAGTCTTAAAAATATTCAAAAGATATTTATGGAATTTAAGGTCAAAAGATAAGTCTGAATATCAGTCATTAAGTTATTATAATGTGGTTATAATTCcacttaatatattttaataatatttgtatctttttatctttttttttgttgtttgttgtttgagGTTTGGCAGATTTAAATTGGATGAAAAATTAAGGGcagttgaaaaaaatattggaCCACTTAGCAGGAGCAACCTGGATTGGCATTAAATGTGTAGAAAGTCTGATTCACAATAGAGACACAAAGTTTTGTCTGATAGAAACTTGTTTGTAAACATTGATCTGGTTTCTTTACTCAAAGTTGTACCTGAGCAAGACTGAATTTTTCTGGCTGTAATATGAACATCAGATATAAATTTAATTGCTCaatctaataattttttttttctacagtaacAGCAAGTGCACTGTAAGTTGGAtagcaaatacacaaaacctATAACTAATAatgaactgaattaaaaaaatgcatggcTTGACATAGTGAAATATATAATCATTAGTACAGTGGGGTTTTTGTTAGGAAACTTaggaggaatttttttttgggtggcATCTCAGGTTTGTAATAGTTATGGTGCTTTATAACGTTTTACTGGAAACATTAGGGTTTTGTTTTCTGGCTTCTTGCTACAGTAATAGGTTATAAAgttacagagagagggagatggaAGATGATATTCTGGTaagaaaatgtacagtacatgaaAATAGAAACTCCCTGTTAAATCTTATCTATAAAATCATTATGATCATATGATGCTTGTTCATCAAGCATCATATTCTTGCAAAGCACCATGGTGTAATGCAgaataacaaaatgtgaaaatttaaaaatacaaatgttacaagtcaagtcaagttacttttattgtcttttctactatacacagtggcacacagtaaaacgaaacaacgttcctccagaaccctggtgctacactaaacaacatagagctacaacacaacacaaagctacataaagtgcatcgagtgcaacctagtgcaaacagtgcagacgaaaaacagtgcagacagacaacacaagacaaaacacataacccaagatagcgccgaccCGTAAACCGTCTGTATactctgattatacagtactgtgcaaagaatACATAAAAGGAAATTCACTTTGTCTAATACTGCAACACCCTAGATGAACCATATTTTCACTGGAGTTCTGGAATTATCTTACCATCTTAAGTTTTATAAcaagtttcttcttctttgtgtCTAAGAGCTGAGGGAAAACTGCATGCTGTCAATGTCTTTTTTGTATGCACAAATCTTGCATAAAAAATAAGTCTGACCTTCTGCATCATTGCtcctataaaacatttttattttttttttctttcagactgCCCTGGGCTGGAGTGTGCTCAGATGGTGCGCAGGCTGCGTTTTCAGGCCCATGTGTTGTTGGACGAAGCAACGTGTGAGCAGCGTGGACGGTTTGGagaactgctgctgctgctgccaccaCTGCAAAGCACTGCCTGGCACATGGTAGAACAGCTCCAGCTTGCCCGCCTGTTGGGAGAAGCCAGCATGGACAACCTACTGCAGGAGATGCTACTCGGAGAGTCAGCCACAGGTACCAGCTGCCAGTGCACATCTGGAGCAAGTTTAAAATGGTCAAATTGataaaattattgttttaaGACCAACTCCTAGAAATGTAACCCATATGTTAAAGCCTGCAAAATCTTGATTTCTCTTCTGAGTGCCTAGTGGAAATGAATATATAGAAAATTGATGGATTTCTGTTTCTTCTCATTGATCTTTTACAGGCTCAAACCCAGAAGTGCTCAGTTTCAGCCCCCCTGTTGACCCGGTTCTGTCACGGAACCTACACCTGGAACAAGTGGCACTGCCAAACTTTACCTCGGTCATCCTCCCTGTACCATCCTGTGAGTCTCTTTTAAAAGTAAAGCTGAAAGTCAAACTAAAATCAACCGAACCTAGCTTAAGTGTGGCATATTGATTAGACTCATGAAAAAAGAATATGGGTCATTTATGTTAATTGTGATAGTTGGGtaactaaataaatagtttctGAAATctaaatagatagatataattttttttaacccaaatgaaacattaaaaaatgtttcctatgaaacattaaaaaaatctaacagaaCCCTTCAAAATCACACAAACtccaaattattaataattttcttcTTAGCCCATGAACCTGACAGTAGTTTAGCATGGAGACTTTGTACACCATAATACATTGGTTCTTTCAGAGTTCTTTAGCGGATAATAATGGGATGTTAACATCCAGGATGTTAACATCTGTACCATTACAGCTAACATTTCTGTCTCTCATTAGTTTCTACTGTATGTGTTTGGATTTTGttcaaatttaattatttattttggctGAGTGACAGCAAGGACAATGTTCAAAGATAAATCCTGTATCTCTACCTGTTTGGCAGCTCTAGCTGGAGTTCCTCTGCTTGCTGTCCAGTCTGGTGCTCAGCTCTacgcacacacaccttctgCAGAAATGACACTGGACATGGACAGCTGTCTCACCAAGTCTGCAGTCCACACATGTCTCtgagcacacacaaacacacacatatgcacaaacaTGCGCACAAGCACATCGtgtatacatacaaacactcaTACGCACTGCATAATGCTGTCTTATtcagatacacatacacactgttaaTGTTTGCTAATGTCCAGGTATAATAAGATGAATCTTTAGCTTTACATTCTCTCTTATaccaaaaccattaaaaacactTATTTCGAATTAGTTGTTAGCATTCATGCCTAGCAATAGCATTTAAGGAGCACAGACCGTAACCAAAAAACATCACCAAATCTTATTTGCCAACCAAAGGAATGTCATTTttcataaatgcatttaaactcATGttcctaaaatgttttttaccgAAACCATAGACACCATGCTCCTGAGAATGGcacattttgttgttaataATGTGAGAAAATTTGCCTAAAGGAAACATGAACTGATTTTGCTTGTCACAAACTAAACAGagagtattttatttatcagaggGCACACAAGGTTATCAATAACACATTTGAATTTCACATTGCTGGATGTCTAGACATGATTTCATTTCCTATGTTTCATAAAATTA is part of the Silurus meridionalis isolate SWU-2019-XX chromosome 9, ASM1480568v1, whole genome shotgun sequence genome and harbors:
- the hnf4b gene encoding hepatic nuclear factor 4, beta yields the protein MKISEGELDLGTTDYTVALDPSYTMLEFDSLRVLPVDTEPFRSESSHVATAGMPQAAAMLCSICADKATGKHYGASSCDGCKGFFRRSVRKNHAYTCRFSRQCVVDKDKRNQCRYCRLRKCFRAGMRKEAVQNERDRISCRREAQGVGTLTISILLKAEESTHQFSVLTPPMKEVIAKKIARPADVCESIKQQLLLLVEWAKRIPEFCELPVDDRVSLLRAHSAEHLILGLARRSLPYNDVILLGNDFIIPVNGPELEMSKVAARVLEELVRPLRDLDITDTEFACLRAIVFFAPDCPGLECAQMVRRLRFQAHVLLDEATCEQRGRFGELLLLLPPLQSTAWHMVEQLQLARLLGEASMDNLLQEMLLGESATGSNPEVLSFSPPVDPVLSRNLHLEQVALPNFTSVILPVPSSLAGVPLLAVQSGAQLYAHTPSAEMTLDMDSCLTKSAVHTCL